The nucleotide window TAGAAGCATTCCAACATGATTTCCCTTTTACAATGAGCGCAGCAGAAGTGCACACGGAAATGTTGAAGCGCAAACGACGTGCAAATGAGACATTAAcgcaatattattttgcaatgtTGAATATTGGTAGAAGAGGTAAGATTGATGAAGCGTCAATAAATACGTACATTATTGAAGGGTTAAACGATAGCAATTTAACCCGAATTCTTATGGCAATGAGTTAACCAACGTGCAATGATTTGTTGCGGTCACTTGAGAGTTTGTCAAATTTACTATCACCAAAGAATGTAGAAAGTCATACGATTTTCAAAGATTACTCTGCGCAAAATACGAATTCGGGCAAGAATTTGATTAAATGTTACAATTGTAATGAACAACGTAAAGTTAGGTGCAGTAAATGCAACAAGGTGGGTCACGAAGCAAAATCCTGTCGTTCCGACAAGGCACCAATTGCTCAAGTTTTAAGTgagaatgtacatatatccaccACTAATGTCAAACGTGGAATTAAACGGTGAGCAATACTTAGCTTTTATTGATACGGGTAGTGACACGTCACTCATAATGGAGTCGAAAGTTCCAGCCAATGTTTTGAAAAAGACTTGCATTAAGAAATTAGAAGGTTTTGGGGGTGCAATAGTTTATAGCACAGCGGATATCGATGTCGAATTACAAATAGATAGctgcaaaataaatacgaagTTGCAAGTAGTACCTGATGAATTTATGCCATACGATGTGTTTATTGGACGAGATGTTTTATGCCAGAAAGATTGTACTTTAGTTATTAAATCGGGCAGCATGCAAGTACAGAGGAAAATCGCGGAAAATTACAGCATTGACAAAACATTGAATGTTGACGAGCTAAAAGATGTATGTAAGTTATTGCAAAGTTTCGATGATTGTTTCGCAGAAGATATGGCAAAGCTTGGACGATGTAAGACTACATGTATGGAAATTCAGGTGAACACCGAGAAGCCAGTTGTAGGTAGACAATATCAAGTACCTTTTATACAAAGACCAGTATTGGCAACGATTATTGACGAATTGTTAAAACATAAGATAATCCGTCAAAGTTCATCACCTTATGCAGCTCCAGTTATAATTGTAAAGTAGGCGAATGGAGATGACAGACTGTGTGTCGATTTCCGAGCATTAAACGCAGTCACAATCAAGAAACAGTTTCCAATGCCAATTGTAGAGGAGCAATTATCGAAGCTTGGATGTAATACATTTTTCACGACCCTTGATATGACGGTGGCATACTACCAGAATCCATTGCCTGACAATAGTAAAAAGTTGACAGCATTTATAACTCCGGAGGGACTGTTTGAATTCAATGTAATGCCATTTGGATTACGAAATGCTCCAATGGTTTTCCAAGAAATGATTATTCAACTTATACGAGGTTTACGAAATAGAAACAAGATTATAAGTTACGTTGATGAAGTAATTATTGCAACCAAAACGGTTAGTGAAGGGGTAGAGGTGCTAGCCGAGTTTTTAAATGCAGTATGGAAAGCGAGCTTACATTAAAGCCAAGCAAATGTACGTTCATGGCGAGAAAAGTGAAGTTTTTAGGGCATGTTGTTAGCCAAGAAAGTATAAGTCCAGGTCAAGAGAAAACTAAATCTATTGAAGCTTTTCCACAGCCGACCAAAGCTAGTGATGTGAGACGATTCCTTGGCTTGACAGGATTCTTCAGAAAATTCATCCCAGACTACGGGAGCACGGCAAAGTCACTTACAACTTTATTAAAGCAGGGACAGATATTTAAATGGACAGACGAACATGCAATGGCGTTCGAGAAATTGAAACGAGCGCTTTCTAGTCAATCAGTACTAGTATTATTCGATTCAACGGAGAGGCATGAAAGGCACTACTACAGCAGACGATGTAATGCAGACGAATCAAATTATCCTTCACATGAACTAGAAGTTTTAGCCATTGTCGAGACGCTTGAACGACtacgtgtatatttattttcatttatagtaCGAACGGATTGTAACGCGGTGGCAACGACTAAAGACTTAGACCACTTAGACGACGCATTGCCAGACGACTTCAGGAGTTTGACTTTGAATGTAAACATCGATCGGGTTTGAAAATGCAACATGCCGACACTCTTAGTCGAGCGCCAGTTGAGACCACGACTAGTTTAAACACTGTAGCAGAGAAAGTATTGCAGCTTAATAGCACACCAGAGGTTAACGATAATATAATAATTGCAGATGAAGCTACGATTAAACTAATGAAAACTGATTATAAGATGCACAACAATCGATTATTCCGCAAGGTAGGAGATCAGTTAAGGCTAGCGGTTCCAAAAGCAGTAAGATGGCGAGTCGTTAAGTCATGTCACGATGACATTTTTCAGTAGAGAAAACACTACAACGattaagtaaacatttttggaatttcCTAGAATGAGACGGTATGTAAAGTCATATATGCAAGCATGCGATGAATGTTGTTTAAACAAAGTTAAAGTAGGAAAAGCTGAAAGCCAAATGCACGTAAGCGATATTTTGCCGATCCCATTTAGGTATATTTTTATTGACCATGTGGGACCATTTCAACGCAGCAAGTCAGggttttcatacatatttgtaattgTATGTGGTTTTAGTAAGTATGTAATATTAAAAGTTGTTCGTAATACCAAAACGGGACCAGTATTGAAAACACTTGAAGACATGATGGCAATCTTTGGGAAACCACGTAAAATAACGTCTGATCGAGGTACAGCATTCACTTCTAAACAATTTCAGGAGTTCATCGATAAGCATGGTAttcaacataataaaattgctgTACGAACACCGAGGGGCAACGGGCAGGTGGAACGAGTAAATAGGACTGTCCTCAATGCTTTAAAATGTACGAGTGAGACGTTCAGAACATGGGACAATGACCTTTTAAACATCCAATGGTGTATAAATTCTCAACGTAATGAGGTCACCAAATTTACACCAAACGAACTCGTGTTTCATTTTAATCCCAGAGACGTAACTTATAACAGGATGATACAAGCATTACACGATGACGATAGAGGTAACGTAGATATCGATATTAAACGAGAAGAAGCAGCGAACAATATCATGGCGGAGAGGACTGAATGGAAAAATCGTTACGACAAACTGCATCAGTCACCACGAAAATACGATATCGGGGACTTAATGGTCATCGATAATGTTCATAATGCGACAGGCGAGTCACATAAGCTGGATCCAGTTTTCAAAGGTCCATATATCGTTACGAAGGTACTCAACTACGATAGATATATCATTGAAGATCTTCCAGATTCAACACATTCAAAGACGTTATTGGAACACTTGTAGTGTAGATCATATAAAACCATGGTGCAAATTACTCAAATGtaatgtttaattcaaaattactttatttgccgtcatctcggcttagttgtcaagtataaagtgaaacttataattatccctaacttagctcaagccaccaacccgcatcgcgttgtggctcctctgctgacgttttgctgaccttgcgcctcgtgcatggtgttagtttactttgatgtctggccaatgttctcacgcaaaatgtgctaacttagcgacatgtgcagagtggtaggctcttattacgacgggaattagggtgtgtcgttttctcgcgataactcctgcccttctaaatggggaacgtcctcggtcctcaaagaagcggttttaattgcagtttcaacggacctggctatgataatctctctcttggtcctccttatcctgagaaggacgtgaacagtgaatgccatgattaataagacaccaaaggctgagaaacctgtaacgtggccataatggattgatcgctgcaggtgattgatcctttgaacattctctagattcacatggtgaagataagaagcgcttaatatttctgtgtgcagcgtcaagttgattgtagaagcccatggagtttcaggttttagaggcaaggtagaattttcgttataaaaagtcgtaccattaatctttacgttgtttttgaagaccacgaggtatgttccgttgaccgtaatagggacctcattattttcctcgatgacagccaattggtcattgatgacaacaaggccgtcactaatcggtgaaattggtgtgaggttgttaaatgttgtactgcaattagcggtgttgcgagtcagtagctgcagagcgcatgatgtagtcggagattgtaagcaaaacgttggcgttgtgtcgctgcagttctttacggctacggtatggttataacacttggctaagatggattcttcaaggtgcaggatttggtggccatgagctactggtaaaataagaattttcttacatctaaacataggaatcggatatcttattaaaaagtaaattatgttattatactgtaatatcttaattctagctactgtcataacatcggccacggtaaggtcagtgaagtgctcgtctcctgttatgaaatttatttcgttactgtctaagggaatgggacttaagaccccaatttaggcgaaagtgacagctgtcataatgttatttaattccgtaataattgctctgtttctagccagaagtatgtcataaaggtgaccAGTGTTtattctctttcttttgttaatttcaggattttatttactgtaatggtaaggttattgatttctttctgtacttgagtgtttatggtaaactgtctgtcctgcgagttaattagctgttcttctgtgttcattaatctattgaagtcgtcatggtcaggagttccGGTAATGTACTTCAGGACTGTCCCTAGAGCATTCAGGcttctcgcctgtctgtggtgagcgtttatcatttgtatcagtcgacttatctggcttatgtccgcgtctagtaacttcctcatatgtgactgaggaaagtggtctgtggcattaattgtctcgtctctcagtaattcgtaaagtgtcaagttggtaacatgcttgatgtgtcctgaattctcccaaattacaaggtcctcaccgaccaccggaatgtaccttgcattggtatagtcgattaaccttcctgtcgttgcccatattgatatggccaaagttatgaaaatcctaaaaacatatatgaaactttttgttaattgtttatcattagaaacACCTACAACCTAGGTGTAGgattaagtttaacgaaggttgtccttatggaccctcctcccttttattaaaactgttgtacccaagtccttttccacctcttcctcagtataaagaggcgtaagcttattgcctagtctcctgttatttttaacaagtactttttctccaacagggaactccctatcctgcctgttcttattatgagttgttagttctctttccAGTGCGTTTCTTAAGCAGCatggtatttggttgtcatctttaattgaacgaaatacggtaaggggcttcatccccgttactgtgtgaatggacctgttatactcaatcgtagctaaaaggacaatttcctcaacatcatcaagatttttgtcaagtttaaggcatcgtgctatttccattagtgtgttatggaatcgctccacctgaccatttgatgtactatgtagtggtggagcattcgcaatgtcgatattgaagtgattctttaatgtagctttgatgctgtgtgaattcagcgacttctcattgtcgcggtaaactattcgagtaccgaaaaacatgttgagtaacttcaattcaacaactgcactatcgcaaattttgaaaacttgtcgatgcacgtcaagaagaacttggacccggtagaaaatatgtcGATGTGgagaatttctccacaatatgttggtatgggcgtttgagcaataagctgcttctttgggtgccgatcatacttcgcccgcgagcaagttcgacaatttcccacaaattgtttaacttttttctccatttttggaaagaaataatcctctagaatttgttttgtgttctcctgcgctgctcgatgcgctctgttatgttcagcagcgataatttcctgctgctcattcggattcgtaatgtcgttaacgaatttctACGAATGTCTGAATTTAAAtgttggaaacatttcgaccagttcgtgttgaaactgtgcaagtgcaCGCGTGTATTCcgtttactgctgttgtgtttacggtctcctgtaaaagttttaataaatcctttttttctcgaTAAGAAATGATATgtcttgtcttttttccaaaaattataaaagtttttctttgaggttctgtacccagctccacaataatctggttgcggaagcaatttaccggtttttccgaactttcaattgtatgggttgatgattcctcgctatgaattgtctcgacgctcgtgttatctaaagcatttatatgttgcctagatagagcgtctgccaccacattttcctttcctggtttgtagattagctttgcgttgcattcgtctatgaaggctttccatcttttaattttcgaattaggattcctatccgaaaccgcaaaggtcagcggctggtggtcagtataaacattaagttttgttacgccatataggtagtttctaagagctttcaatgcccatacaatagctaacaattccctttcattggtagcgtaatgctcctcgctcccggacaaagtgcgagaaatcatggtaatcggtttgccctcctgagagaggacggcgcctatagcatgagccgacgcgtcagtagttaggtcaaatggtttgttaaaatctggatacgtcagggttacatcctctgacgctaaaatttctttaattgtttcgaaggtctttttctgttcATCCGTCAAATccattctaatttttttgattgggacgcagtaactcgaccgtTTTCGCCTCTCATTATGCTCGATaatggttttgatattctagcgaaatcccttataaaacatctataataacctgctaaacctaggaatgatctgagtccccttatagtggtgggctcagggaaacttcgtattgtgtcgactttgtctggacacgtttttattTCTCCTTGTGAAACCaagaaccccaggtattcgacctcagtcctaaaaaaattggatttttcaaccgacactctcatgttggccctaaataattcatttaaaattaattctatatctttcagatgctgctgtttgttttccgaaagaataataacatcgtctacataaacaaaacagcttttcccaatatgctctcttaatacgtcgtctatggcgcgttgaaagatgctcggcgcgtttttaatccaaaaggtaaccggcaaaattcatacttgccattcttgacagagaaagctgttttttccctatcacgctccaatagtttaatctgatggaaaccagattttaagtccaaagtggtgaagtatttactaccacctaaattggaaagaattcctgttatgtcaggaattgggtatttatcaccgatagttttttcattgagcttccgcaaatcaataactaatctctgcttcgcctgtccgttttcgtctaccccctttttctttaccacccatatagggttgttaaaCGGTGATCTTAATGGGcggataactccatttgctaacaagtccttgatttctttgtccacgaaatccgctacactcagtgggtacgggtataatcttgagtaaactggtgtttcgtcctccgtgcgaattgttgctatcactTTTGTATTGTATGGTAGTGCTtcattggggtcagcaaaaaccccattcatccttttgatcatcctagaaaaatcttcgctaacgtctgttggtactagatttgtttgaagcataagatggcttacgtcatgactagaaatgaagaagatttcctcctcaccaaaatcatgatttattgtgttcgatttaaggtcaatgttcgcatggaccctgtttagtatgtcgagcccaatcacgccatcaaatgatgttaagtccggtaagatgaaaaattctgccactacgccaaatatttttatgtagcattttttcatgatagaagtaaccccgtgaatagattttacagagaatgtgtccctgaaatgttgtgtccttaaagccggtgttggtttcatataactcctcgacgcaccggtatcgataaggagtttcaTCCTTCCCTCCTAGGGACTttgaaatccag belongs to Bactrocera dorsalis isolate Fly_Bdor chromosome 1, ASM2337382v1, whole genome shotgun sequence and includes:
- the LOC125778057 gene encoding uncharacterized protein LOC125778057, whose product is MYIYPPLMSNVELNGEQYLAFIDTGSDTSLIMESKVPANVLKKTCIKKLEGFGGAIVYSTADIDVELQIDSCKINTKLQVVPDEFMPYDVFIGRDVLCQKDCTLVIKSGSMQVQRKIAENYSIDKTLNVDELKDVCKLLQSFDDCFAEDMAKLGRCKTTCMEIQVNTEKPVVGRQYQVPFIQRPVLATIIDELLKHKIIRQSSSPYAAPVIIVK